Part of the Halorhabdus utahensis DSM 12940 genome, TGTATGGCTGGAACGATTGAAGTACTCGTTGCTGGTGGGCAGGTCGATCCTGGTCCGCCACTCGGCCCCGAACTCGGGCCGACCCCTGTCGACGTGCAGGCCGTCGTTGGGGAGATCAACGATCAGACCGAGGCGTTCGATGGCACGGAAGTACCGGTGACGGTCGAGTACGATGACGACGGGGCATTCACGATCGACGTGGGCGTCCCGCCGACCGCGGCACTCATCAAAGACGAAGCTGGGTTCGAAACCGGCAGCGGCGAACCCCAGGAGAACTTCGTCGCCGACCTCTCGATGGAACAGGTCAAGACCATCGCCGAACAGAAACACCCCGACCTGCTCTCATACGAACTCAAGCAGGCCGCAAAGGAAATCATCGGCACCTGCGTCACGCTGGGTGTCACGATCGAAGGCGACGACCCCCGCAAGGTCGCCGCGAAGATCGACGACGGCGAGTACGACGAGATCCTGGTTGACGCCGCCGAAGCATAGCGACGCCGGACATAACCGCGAAGCGATCGGCGCTCGCGTTTTCGTCGCGATATCGAGACGGATAGCAACGCTTCTCAGGCACAGTATTGACTGATCACCCGTCTTTCCAGAGACCAGTCGGCACCACTGCCGAAACGGCTCGCGCTAGGATGCCCCGTTCTCGTCTGCAACGTCACTCAAACCGTCGCGAATACTGTCCTCACCGTGGGCAGAACCACTGCCGCCTGGATCACTCGTGTCGGTATCAGCCCCAGGTTCCGGTGGTTCCTCCGCAGCGGGGACGTGAATCGAGACTGTCGTTCCGCGTTCGACACCGGTGTGAACTGAGACGGTGCCGCCGATCTGGTCGACGAGCCAGTTGACCAGCCAGACGCCGAGGCCACTGCCGTGATCGATCGACGTCTCTTCGAGCTGGTTGGTCAACAGCGCTTCCTCGACCATCGGAATTCCGGGACCATTGTCCGCGATGTCGATCCGGACCTCCGTGTTCGCCCCCACGGCGGCACGCGCAGGGTCTTGACGGCAGACGGAAACCGTGACCTGTTGCTCCGATTCGGGCAAGTCGTTGTGGATGAGTGCATTCCGGACGATCTCCTCGATCACGATCGGAAGCGTCGCCGAGTCGAGCGCCAGGGCCGTCGCCGGCAGGTTGGTTTCGATGGTCGCTTCGGGGAACTGCGACGCCAGTTCTTCGGTCCGTTCCTCGACAATCGAGACGACGTCAACCGGCCCGACAGCTTGTTTGGGCTTTGCCAGCAAGTCGTCGTAGAGCGTTCGAGCGTGTTCGCTCGTATTTATCAGTCTCAGAGCTGTCGAATGGATCTTTTCCAGATCGGATTCGACAGTGTCGGGGACGTCCTCGTCGGCGAGAATCCGCTCGGTGTGAGAGGTAACGACGTTCATATCGTTGCGGAGGTTGTGTCGCAGGACGCGATTCAGGACCCTTAGCTGTGAGTCACGCTGTTTGAGCATCTCCGAGACGGTGTTGAACCGCCCGCTGATGCGTCGCCATTCGTCGATCGAACCCAGGTCGAGGTCCGTCCGATACTCGCCGGATTCAAGCGTCTTGAGTGCGGTACTGAGTTCCTGAATCTGCGCGAACGTCGTCCGGGACACCCAGAGGCCGACGACCGCGATCGAGAGCAACGCCACGGCGACGCCACTGATCTGCATCATCGTCGCAACCCGCAACTGGCCGGCGATTGTCGCGGTCGGTCGGGCGACGCTGACGATCCAGCCGGTTCGCGTTACCGTCGCGTTCGCCGTGATCGGGTCGCGAACGGTCCCGGCGTCGCTGAACAGCGTCTGGTCGTCGGCTGTAACCGTGACGGACTCTCTCGAGCGGCTGACGTCAGTCACGTTGCCAAACAGTGACGTCGGTCCGATCTCGATGTTCCCGCTGAAGACGCCAGTAACGCTCTCGTTCGCGCCCCAGATCGGGGCTGCGATCCGAATGACGTAGTCCCCGTCGAGCGTCTGATCGACGTCGCTGACGTACGTCTCCCCGGCGAGCGGGCGCTGCATGAATGCCCGTGAGGAATAATTGTTTCCGACGAGGGCAGCCCGTTCCGCCGAGGTGAGATCCGAGCCGGCGATCGAAACCAGCGCGCCCTCGGCACTGTAGATGCTGGTACTGTCGAAATCGGTTCGATCGATAAACGTCTCGAGCAGTCGCTGTTGACTGGGTGTCCCGGTGACGTCGATCGTCGTCGCCCAGAGCTCGACGGACGTCGCCGTCGTTTCGACCCAGGTGTCGATCCGATCCGCGACGACAGTGGCCGTCTGTTCGACTGCCTGTCGCTCCTGAGCACGCACGTCAGTTTTATGTAATGTAAATCCAACAAAAATCGTCCCGGACAGAACGAGCGCGATGAGGACCAAAACACTAAACAGCGTTGTCCGGAGGCGCATTTGTAACGACGTGGCTCAAAATGAGTGTGTGGCGATGTAAATGTAGCGAGACAGGGCGGACAACGTGGCAGATACTCGGCAGACGGGGAAATGAGGCGTCGAGCGTCTGCTAGCGCTCAAACCGACTCGAGTTGCATCGATAGTCCAGGTCGGTCCGGGCTTCGTCAATAGTCCAGGTCAGTTTTGAACTGTACCGTCATTCAGGGGACAATGATACTCGACGGAAGTGCAGGTCGCTGTTGCTCTTCGGGGGCTCGCATCGCTCTTTCGGTTCGACGGGTTTAAGTGTCGCTTCGGCGTCGTTTCAGAGGAGACAGGCTAGTGCCTGTTTCACTGACCCGTAGAAGCCCATCGGGCGCACTACGGAGGTGGACAATGGCAGATCAGGACATAGAGAACGCAGTAACTCGTGCACTCAGTGAGTCTCCAGAGCGGAACTTCCGCGAGACGGTGGACCTCGCTGTCAATCTGCGCGACATCGACCTTGACGATCCGTCGAACCGTGTTGATGAGAGTATCGTACTACCGGCCGGGACCGGCCAGGAAACGACGATCGTGGTCTTCGCCGACGGCGAGACCGGGATCCGTGCCGAGGAGGTCGCCGACGACGTCCTCGACGGTGACGATCTCGAAGACCTGGGCGACGACGAGGATGCGGCGAAGGATCTCGCCGAGGAGACCGACTTCTTCGTGGCGGAAGCCGCGCTGATGCAGGACATCGGTCGCTACCTCGGGACGATCCTCGGTCCACGTGGGAAGATGCCCGAACCGCTCCAGCCCGACGACGACGTCGTCGAAGTCGTCGAACGGATGAAAAACACCGTGCAAGTGCGGAGTGGCGACCGGCGGACATTCCACACGCGGGTCGGCGCAGAGGACATGCCGTCGGAGGAGATCGCCGACAACGTCGACGTGATCCTCCGGCGGCTCCACGCCGACCTCGAGAAGGGGCCGCTCAACCTGGATTCGGTGTACGTCAAAACGACCATGGGGCCGGCCGTGGAGGTGGCCTGATGAGCGCCGAATCCGAACGCAAGACAGAGCACATCCCCGAGTGGAAACGTGAGGAGATCGACGACGTCGTCGAGATGATCGACGCCTACGATAGCGTCGGCGTCGTCGACCTGGCGGGTATTCCCAGCCAGCAGCTCCAGGACATGCGCCGGAACCTCTACGGTACCGCGGAGATCCGCGTCAGCCGGAACACGCTCGTCGAGCGTGCACTGAACGAAGTCGACGAGGGTCTCGATACGCTCGTCGACTTCGTTTCGGGCCACGTCGGGCTCATCGGGACGGACGACAACCCCTTCAGCCTCTATCAGCAACTCGAGGCCTCGAAGACGTCGGCCCCGATCAACGCCGGCGAGGTCGCGCCGAACGACATCGAGATCCCCGAGGGCGACACCGGGATCGACCCCGGGCCGTTCGTGGGCGAACTCCAGAGCGTCGGCGCGAACGCACGCATCCAGGAGGGTTCGATCCAGGTGCTCGAGGACTCGACGGTGCTCGAGGCCGGCGGTGAAGTCTCGGCCGACCTGGCGAACGTGCTTGGGGAACTGGGGATCGAGCCCAAGGAAGTGGGGCTCGATCTGCGCGCCGTCTACGCCGAGGGCGTGCTCTTCGAACCAGAGGATCTCGAACTCGACGTCGAGGAGTACCGCAGCGACATCCAGGCTGCGGCCTCGCGTGCTCGGAACCTCTCGGTCAACGCCGTCTAC contains:
- a CDS encoding 50S ribosomal protein L11, with translation MAGTIEVLVAGGQVDPGPPLGPELGPTPVDVQAVVGEINDQTEAFDGTEVPVTVEYDDDGAFTIDVGVPPTAALIKDEAGFETGSGEPQENFVADLSMEQVKTIAEQKHPDLLSYELKQAAKEIIGTCVTLGVTIEGDDPRKVAAKIDDGEYDEILVDAAEA
- a CDS encoding sensor histidine kinase yields the protein MRAQERQAVEQTATVVADRIDTWVETTATSVELWATTIDVTGTPSQQRLLETFIDRTDFDSTSIYSAEGALVSIAGSDLTSAERAALVGNNYSSRAFMQRPLAGETYVSDVDQTLDGDYVIRIAAPIWGANESVTGVFSGNIEIGPTSLFGNVTDVSRSRESVTVTADDQTLFSDAGTVRDPITANATVTRTGWIVSVARPTATIAGQLRVATMMQISGVAVALLSIAVVGLWVSRTTFAQIQELSTALKTLESGEYRTDLDLGSIDEWRRISGRFNTVSEMLKQRDSQLRVLNRVLRHNLRNDMNVVTSHTERILADEDVPDTVESDLEKIHSTALRLINTSEHARTLYDDLLAKPKQAVGPVDVVSIVEERTEELASQFPEATIETNLPATALALDSATLPIVIEEIVRNALIHNDLPESEQQVTVSVCRQDPARAAVGANTEVRIDIADNGPGIPMVEEALLTNQLEETSIDHGSGLGVWLVNWLVDQIGGTVSVHTGVERGTTVSIHVPAAEEPPEPGADTDTSDPGGSGSAHGEDSIRDGLSDVADENGAS
- a CDS encoding 50S ribosomal protein L10, with the translated sequence MSAESERKTEHIPEWKREEIDDVVEMIDAYDSVGVVDLAGIPSQQLQDMRRNLYGTAEIRVSRNTLVERALNEVDEGLDTLVDFVSGHVGLIGTDDNPFSLYQQLEASKTSAPINAGEVAPNDIEIPEGDTGIDPGPFVGELQSVGANARIQEGSIQVLEDSTVLEAGGEVSADLANVLGELGIEPKEVGLDLRAVYAEGVLFEPEDLELDVEEYRSDIQAAASRARNLSVNAVYPTAQTGPALLQKARGEAKSLGVQASIESPDLADDLVSKADAQVRALVSQIDDDEALPEELQGVEVDTASETATAEQADEEAEDDTEDATDEAEDAADDDDDDGDDGGDALGAMFG
- a CDS encoding 50S ribosomal protein L1, with protein sequence MADQDIENAVTRALSESPERNFRETVDLAVNLRDIDLDDPSNRVDESIVLPAGTGQETTIVVFADGETGIRAEEVADDVLDGDDLEDLGDDEDAAKDLAEETDFFVAEAALMQDIGRYLGTILGPRGKMPEPLQPDDDVVEVVERMKNTVQVRSGDRRTFHTRVGAEDMPSEEIADNVDVILRRLHADLEKGPLNLDSVYVKTTMGPAVEVA